CATCATGGCGCTGGTGGCACTGAAGTCGCCGGCCGAAATGGGTGCCGACGTGGCCATCGGCAACACCCAGCGCTTTGGTGTGCCGATGGGCTATGGTGGCCCGCACGCTGCCTACTTTGCCTTCAAGGACGAAATGAAGCGCTCGGCCCCGGGCCGCATCATCGGTGTTTCGGTGGATGCCAAGGGCAAGACCGCGCTGCGCATGGCGCTGCAAACCCGCGAGCAACATATCCGCCGCGAAAAGGCCAACTCCAATATCTGTACCAGCCAGGTGCTGCTGGCCAATATTGCCGGCATGTATGCGGTGTACCACGGTGCCGAAGGCGTGCAACGCATTGCCAGCCGCATCCACCGTCTGGCCGCCATCTTCGCCCACGCGGTAAAGAGCGCCGGTGGCAAGCTGGTCTTCGACCGCTTCTACGACACCGTACAGGTGGAAGCGGCCAATGCCGATGCTATTTATGCTGCCGCGCTGGCTGCCGGTTACAACCTGCGTCGCGTGTCCGCCACCGTGCTGGGCGTTGCCTTCCACGAAGCGGCTACCGAGGCTGATCTGGCCGCGCTGATCAAGCTGTTCACCGGCAAGGATGCCGACATCGCCGCGCTGGACGCTGCCGCTGCCGATGCCATCCCGGCTGGCCTCAAGCGCGAATCCGCCTTCTTCACCCACCCGGTGTTCAACACCCACCACAGCGAGCACGAGATGCTGCGCTACCTGAAGAAGCTGGAAAACCGCGACCTGGCGATGAATCACTCGATGATTTCGCTGGGCAGCTGCACCATGAAACTGAATGCCACCAGCGAGATGATTCCCATCACCTGGCCGGAATTCGCCAATATGCACCCGTTTGCCCCGCGCGATCAGGCTGCCGGTTATCTGCAACTGATCGACGACCTGCAAACCCAGCTCAAAGCCATTACCGGTTTTGACGCCATCTCCATGCAGCCCAACTCCGGCGCGCAGGGCGAGTACGCCGGCCTGCTGGCCATCAGCCGTTACCACGAAGCGCGTGGCGAAGCGCAGCGCAATATCTGCCTGATTCCGCAATCGGCCCACGGTACCAACCCGGCCACCGCGCAGATGATGAACATGCAGGTGGTGGTGGTGAAGTGTGACGAGTCCGGCAACGTCGACGTGGCCGACCTCAAGGCCAAGGCCGAACAGCACTCGGCCAACCTGGCGGCGCTGATGATTACCTATCCGTCCACCCACGGTGTGTTCGAACAGCCGATCCGCGAGATCTGCGACATCATCCACAGCCACGGTGGTCAGGTGTACATGGACGGTGCCAACCTGAACGCCCAGGTGGGCCTGTGCCGCCCGGCCGATATCGGTGCCGACGTGTCGCACATGAACCTGCACAAGACCTTCTGCATCCCGCACGGCGGTGGCGGCCCGGGCATGGGCCCCATCGGCCTGAAAGCGCATCTGGCCCCGTTCATGGCCAACCACGTGGTGGCTGAAGTGCCGGGTGCGGTTGCCGGTCAGACTGCGGTTTCCGCTGCGCCGTTCGGCTCGGCTTCCATCCTGCCCATCTCCTTCATGTACATCCGCATGATGGGTGCCGAAGGCATGAAGGCCGCCACCGAAAACGCCTTGCTGTCCGCCAACTACATGGCCAAGAAGCTGGGTGAGCACTTCCCGGTACTGTATACCGGTGCCAATGGCCGTGTGGCGCACGAGTGCATCATCGACCTGCGCCCGCTCAAGGCTGCCAGCGGCGTCACCGAAGTGGACGTGGCCAAGCGCCTGATGGACTACGGCTTCCACGCTCCGACCATGAGCTTCCCGGTACCGGGCACGCTGATGATCGAGCCGACCGAATCCGAACCCAAGGCCGAACTGGACCGCTTCATTGCCGCCATGACCGCCATCCGTCAGGAAATCGACCAGGTACAGAACGGCACCTGGCCGGCGGACAACAATCCGCTGCGCAATGCACCGCACAGCAAGGCTGACATTGCTGGCGACTGGGACCGTCCGTACAGCCGCGAAACCGGCCTGTTCCCGCTGCCTTATGTGCTGGAAAACAAGTTCTGGCCGAGTGTGAACCGTATCGATGACGTGTACGGTGACCGCAACCTGGTGTGCAGCTGCCCCAGCACCGACAGCTATCTGTAAAGCCAGCACCATGTCGGCATCAGCCTGCCTGCTGGCGAGGCTGATGCTGCACAGCATGACCACAACCCCTGTCTACGACGGGGGTTTTCTTTTTTCACTGATGTTTGCGATGGAGCAAAGACTCTAATTTGGAGTGTGCCTTACAGTGGCCACCACGCTGCCCGCGGTGAATATTGCCCAAATTATGAGCAGTCATTAAAGAAATGAGATTTATTTTAAGCTGTAAGCTTAAAAAACGACGGATGATTGCTAGAATGACCAGCTCCTTGATGGCACACGGCTGATGGCAGGATTGTCATGGCAGCTCAATTCATATTGGGATAGGTCGAAAATCGATATGCAGCACGATGCAGTACCTTTTTCCACGGAAACCATGGCGCGCTTTGCCTTGCTGGAAAAGCTGCGCCATCCGGTATGGGTGTTTGATATCGATGAGCGGCGCGTGTTCTGGGCCAACCAGCATGCCCTGGCGGTGTGGGAGGCGGAAAGTCTGGAAGCGTTATGCGCCCGCGATATGGGGCAGGACATGTCCGATTCGGTTTCGCGCCGCCTGCTGCAGTATCAGAGCGACTTCATCAGCCATGACATGGCATTTTCCGAGACCTGGACGCTCTATCCGAACGGACACCCGCGTAGCTTGCAGGTGGTATTCAGTGGCCTGCGCCATCAGGGGCGCATGCTGATGCTATGCGAGGCGCTGGGCGAATTGCAGGCTGATCCGGACACTCTGCGCAGTGCCGAAGCGCTGCTGCACTCTCCCGTATTCATCACGCTGTACCAGGCCGATGGCCAACCCCTGTATCGCAATCCCAGTGCGCGAGAACATGTGCTGGACCCGGCTGAGTGCTGGCAATCACGCTTTGTCGATCCGGCGGACCTGGCCACTCTGCAGCAGCTGCTGGGCGAGCATGGCCGGGGAAGGCTGGTCGCACGGGTGCTCACCCGGCAGGGAGAGCGCTGGCACGAGGTGTCAGCCCGCCATTGCCGGGATGCGGCTACCGGTCAGAACGCCCTGCTGGTCAGTGAAATGGATGTCAGCGAACTGAAGGAGGCCGAAGCACGTGCCAGCCATCTGGCCATGCATGACATCCTGACCGGCCTGCCCAACCGCAACTTCGTGCAGCAGCATTACCCGGCCTTGCTGCAGCAGGCTAGCGCGCAAGGTCTGGAAGTTGCCTTGCTGTGCATCGATCTGGATCGTTTCAAGAACATCAACGACAGCCTTGGCCATGGTTTTGGCGACTTGTTGCTGGTGCAGATGAGCGAGCGCCTGAAAGCCCTGCTGCAGCCCGGTCAGCAACTGGCCCGGCAAGGTGGGGACGAATTTTTGCTGTTGCTGTGCGCGCCGCAGGTCAAGGACATGGCAGCCAGGTTGGCGGCTGATATCGTCGAGACGCTGGCGCGGCCACTGTGGCTGCGCGGCCAGGAAGTGCAATTGACCGCCTCGGTGGGTATCAGCCTGTGCTCTGACGGGGCGGATGATGTGCAAAGCCATATGCGCCATGCGGATCTGGCCATGTACAGCGCCAAGGAGGCCGGGCGCAATGGCATCCATTTTTATGATGAGGCAATGGATGCCCGTGCCCGTTCGCGCCTGGCGTTGGAGTACGAGATTCGCCGTGGTCTGGAAAACGGCGAGTTTGAAGCCTTTTATCAGCCGCGTGTCGACTGCTTCAGTGGCGACATCGTTGGTGCCGAGGCGCTGGCACGCTGGCGGCATCCCGAACGCGGGCTGTTGTTTCCGGACAGTTTTATTCCGGCTTGCGAAGAGAGTGGCCTGATTCGCGAGCTGGACCGGCAAATCCTGGCGCAGGTTGCCAGCCAGCTAGTGCGCTGGCAACGGCAGGGCAGGGCCTTGCAGGTATCGGTAAATCTGTCGGCCAGTCAGTTTGCCGACCCGGAATTGCCTGCTAGCTTGCAACAGATTCTGCAGGACAGTGCATGTCCCGCCGCCAGCATCGAGCTGGAAATCACCGAGTCCCTGCTGCTGGCCCACGACCAGAACACAATGGATACCCTGGCCTCGTTGCAGGCCATGGGTTTTGCCATTGCCATCGACGATTTCGGCACCGGCTACTCCAACCTGGCCTATCTGCAAAACTACCCGCTCAATACCCTCAAGATCGACCGCTCCTTTATTTCCGGCCTGCCACAAAGCTCGGCCATTCCAGAGCTGATCACCAGCTTGTGCCGCATCCTTAAGCTGGCCATGGTGGCCGAAGGGGTGGAAACCCACGCGCAGCTGGACTGGCTGCGTCAGCAAGGTTGCCAACAGTATCAGGGTTATCTGTGCAGCCGGCCATTGTCGCTGGGGCATTTCAACGAATTGCTGGAACACAGCACCGCGACGGTCTGAGCATTGCAGTCTGCAAGACCGATTGAATAAGCAAGGCGAATAAGCTTAGCGGGAATGTGTCATTCTATTTTCCCGCGTCTTCCCTTAAGCTGATGTCCAGCCGGGGCCCCGCATGATGGCGGCCTTCCCCCGCACGGAGACCAAGATGAACCTACGCCCCCTGTTGCCGGTCCTGCTGCTGGCCAGCCCGCTGGCGCTGGCTGCCAAGCCGCTTACCGTCTGTACCGATGCCAATCCGGAAGGCTTTGACGTGGTGCAGTACAACTCGCTGGTCACCACCAATGCCTCGGCCGATGTGCTGATGAACCGGCTGGTGGAATACGATGCATCCGCGCATAAACTGCTGCCCGGTCTGGCCAGCAGCTGGCAGGTGAGCCCGGACGGCCTCAGCTACACCTTCAAGCTGCGCCCGGGCGTAGCCTTCCACAATACCGATTACTTCAAGCCCACCCGCAAGCTCAATGCCGATGATGTGGTATTCAGCTTCCAGCGCATGCTGAACCCGGAACACCCCTGGTTCAAGACCGCCGCCAATGGCTATCCGCATGCCCAGTCCATGCAGCTGCCCAAGCTGATCAAGTCGGTTGGCAAGCTGGACGACAATACGGTGCGGTTTGAACTGAATTACCCGGAATCCACCTTCCTCTCCACGCTCAGCATGGGTTTTGCTTCCATCTATTCCGCCGAATACGCCGCCCAGTTGCAGGCCGCCGGCAAGCAGGCCGAGCTGAACAGCAAACCCATCGGCACCGGGCCTTTCATCCTGCGCAGCTTCCAGAAGGACAGCGTAGTGCGCTATCAGCCCAACCCGGCTTACTGGGGTGGCAAACCCAAGGTGTCGGCTCTGGTGTATGCCATTACGCCGGATGCCACGGTGCGGGTGCAAAAGCTGAAAGCCGGCGAGTGCCAGCTGGCCTTGTCTGCCAAGCCGCAAGACGTGCTGGCGGTGCAGGGCGACAGCAAGATCCGCGTATTGTCCACGCCAGCCTTCATGACCGCCTTTGTTGCCATCAACAGTCAGCACAAACCCTTTGACAATGTACAGGTACGGCAGGCGGTCAACCTGGCCTTTGACAAGAACACCTATCTGAAAACCGTGTTCGATGGCACCGCCACCGCCGCCACGCTGCCGTATCCGCCCAATACCTGGAGCTACAACAAGAGCGTGAAGCCCTATCCGCAAGACCTGGCGCGCGCAAAGAAGCTACTGGCACAGGCGGGCTATCCCAATGGCTTTGACACCACGCTGTGGGTGCGCCCCAGCGGCAGCACGCTCAACCCCAACCCCAAG
The sequence above is drawn from the Aquitalea denitrificans genome and encodes:
- a CDS encoding putative bifunctional diguanylate cyclase/phosphodiesterase, whose amino-acid sequence is MQHDAVPFSTETMARFALLEKLRHPVWVFDIDERRVFWANQHALAVWEAESLEALCARDMGQDMSDSVSRRLLQYQSDFISHDMAFSETWTLYPNGHPRSLQVVFSGLRHQGRMLMLCEALGELQADPDTLRSAEALLHSPVFITLYQADGQPLYRNPSAREHVLDPAECWQSRFVDPADLATLQQLLGEHGRGRLVARVLTRQGERWHEVSARHCRDAATGQNALLVSEMDVSELKEAEARASHLAMHDILTGLPNRNFVQQHYPALLQQASAQGLEVALLCIDLDRFKNINDSLGHGFGDLLLVQMSERLKALLQPGQQLARQGGDEFLLLLCAPQVKDMAARLAADIVETLARPLWLRGQEVQLTASVGISLCSDGADDVQSHMRHADLAMYSAKEAGRNGIHFYDEAMDARARSRLALEYEIRRGLENGEFEAFYQPRVDCFSGDIVGAEALARWRHPERGLLFPDSFIPACEESGLIRELDRQILAQVASQLVRWQRQGRALQVSVNLSASQFADPELPASLQQILQDSACPAASIELEITESLLLAHDQNTMDTLASLQAMGFAIAIDDFGTGYSNLAYLQNYPLNTLKIDRSFISGLPQSSAIPELITSLCRILKLAMVAEGVETHAQLDWLRQQGCQQYQGYLCSRPLSLGHFNELLEHSTATV
- a CDS encoding ABC transporter substrate-binding protein, with the translated sequence MNLRPLLPVLLLASPLALAAKPLTVCTDANPEGFDVVQYNSLVTTNASADVLMNRLVEYDASAHKLLPGLASSWQVSPDGLSYTFKLRPGVAFHNTDYFKPTRKLNADDVVFSFQRMLNPEHPWFKTAANGYPHAQSMQLPKLIKSVGKLDDNTVRFELNYPESTFLSTLSMGFASIYSAEYAAQLQAAGKQAELNSKPIGTGPFILRSFQKDSVVRYQPNPAYWGGKPKVSALVYAITPDATVRVQKLKAGECQLALSAKPQDVLAVQGDSKIRVLSTPAFMTAFVAINSQHKPFDNVQVRQAVNLAFDKNTYLKTVFDGTATAATLPYPPNTWSYNKSVKPYPQDLARAKKLLAQAGYPNGFDTTLWVRPSGSTLNPNPKAGAELLQADLAKVGIRAQIKVIEWGELIKRGKAGEHDLLFMGWAGDNGDPDNFLTPQFSCAAVQSGTNFARYCDPKLDKLIADGKKTSDFAQRSKLYQQAQKLISDQALWLPLAHPTAYVLERKEVAGFVANPFGRVNFATVNVQ
- the gcvP gene encoding aminomethyl-transferring glycine dehydrogenase, which gives rise to MTLASLFNRSEFIARHIGPSDAERSEMLAEIGAASLDDLVAQTLPADIRLNRALDLPSPVPEAEALAALKDVASRNIVNKSFIGLGYYPVLTPTVILRNVLENPGWYTAYTPYQAEIAQGRLEALLNYQQMVMDLTGLEMANASLLDEATAAAEAMAMARRVSKSKSEQFFVDSRVLPQTLDVMKTRAKYFGFELVSGHPEEAGNGDYFGALFQYPGEAGDLIDLTPYIAAVKAKGGVAVVAADIMALVALKSPAEMGADVAIGNTQRFGVPMGYGGPHAAYFAFKDEMKRSAPGRIIGVSVDAKGKTALRMALQTREQHIRREKANSNICTSQVLLANIAGMYAVYHGAEGVQRIASRIHRLAAIFAHAVKSAGGKLVFDRFYDTVQVEAANADAIYAAALAAGYNLRRVSATVLGVAFHEAATEADLAALIKLFTGKDADIAALDAAAADAIPAGLKRESAFFTHPVFNTHHSEHEMLRYLKKLENRDLAMNHSMISLGSCTMKLNATSEMIPITWPEFANMHPFAPRDQAAGYLQLIDDLQTQLKAITGFDAISMQPNSGAQGEYAGLLAISRYHEARGEAQRNICLIPQSAHGTNPATAQMMNMQVVVVKCDESGNVDVADLKAKAEQHSANLAALMITYPSTHGVFEQPIREICDIIHSHGGQVYMDGANLNAQVGLCRPADIGADVSHMNLHKTFCIPHGGGGPGMGPIGLKAHLAPFMANHVVAEVPGAVAGQTAVSAAPFGSASILPISFMYIRMMGAEGMKAATENALLSANYMAKKLGEHFPVLYTGANGRVAHECIIDLRPLKAASGVTEVDVAKRLMDYGFHAPTMSFPVPGTLMIEPTESEPKAELDRFIAAMTAIRQEIDQVQNGTWPADNNPLRNAPHSKADIAGDWDRPYSRETGLFPLPYVLENKFWPSVNRIDDVYGDRNLVCSCPSTDSYL